Below is a window of Candidatus Melainabacteria bacterium DNA.
ATCAGACAAGTGGCGCGCGACAACGGTGTCAAGGATGCCTTCAACTTTCCCGGATTTGTGCCCGCATACATACGTCCACTCTTCTGTGAAGGCAAAGGTCCTTTCAGATGGGCAGCGCTGTCAGGAGACCCTGCCGATATCGCTGTACTGGACGAGGCCATACTGAAAAATTTCAGCCACGATAAACACTTGTGCCGCTGGATTGAGATGGCTTCCAAGAAAGTAGCTTTCCAGGGACTGCCGGCGCGCATTTGTTGGCTGGGCTACGGCGATCGCGCCAAGATGGGTTTGATTATGAATAAGCTCGTGGCTGAGAAGAAGCTGAAAGCGCCAATCGTAATTGGACGGGACCATCTCGATTCTGGCTCTGTGGCTTCTCCAAATCGCGAAACCGAAGCCATGAAAGATGGCTCTGACGCCGTTGCAGATTGGGTTTACTTGAATGCGCTGATCAATGCTGTCGGTGGCGCCAGCTGGGTTTCCCTGCATCATGGAGGCGGCGTAGGCATGGGTTATTCGTTGCACTCCGGTCAAGTGATTGTCGCTGACGGCACCGAATCTGCCACCATACGACTGCAGCGGGTGCTGACAACCGACCCCGGAATGGGTGTGATCAGACACGTCGATGCAGGCTATGATGAAGCGATAGACTTTGCCAAAAAGTCTGGAATTAGAATTCCGATGTGGGAAGTCTGAATGGCGCGATTCTTTAGATTGGGGTGACGATGGCCGGGATCAGTAAGGAAGAGAGATTTGAACTCCTCCGTGCGATCAAAGCTGCAGACGCGAACTTCGAAAAGGGCATGTACGCTCTGGCCGAACCGACGTACAGGAAAGGCGTCGAATGCCTCGGCGACGGCGCGGCTGAAATCACTGGCTGCTTGAAGAATTTAGCCCACATCTGCGCTGAGCGGAAGGATTTCGACGAGGCTCTGAAGCTCGACATCCAACTGCTCCTGTTGAGTGAAGAGCGCTTCGGTGAAAGCCACGTCAAAACGATAGCTCTAATGGATGAGATTGCCGGGCTCTACGAAAAGCTCGGTCGCAGCGATGAGTCACGCGATATGTATGAGCGCGCCCGCAAAGCCAGTGAGCGCTCGCTTTGGGCAGACCAGAGCAATGAACCGGACGGCGTTCAAAGTCCTGCCGAACTTTCAGAAGAGCTTGACCTTGGCTATCAATACTCAGACACGGCCAAAACTGCACTGGAGACAGCAGTACCGAAGCCTGGCGAAATCAATTACGAATTTGGCGCTCCCCAGCCTGAGCCGAAGAAACGGGAAATAGCCGAGGAGACCATGAAACTTCCAAAGATCCGAGACGAGGATCTGGAAAAGCGCAAAAAAGATCCGCAGTTGGAGACTTTGATCCTCGACCGGTCAGAGGTCAAAAAGTCTCTGGAGAAAAAAGACGATAAATCTGCTCTCGGAAATGGCACCGGTGCCAATGTTTCTGGTACCACTACAAGCGGTACCAATAGAAGCAGCGCCAATGCAAGCGGTGACACTATTTCCGGTACCACCACAAACGGTAGCGCTGCATCCGCTTCCGCCTCTGGAACCGAGTCAGCGGCAAAGCCAGCCAGCTCAGACATCTTAAAGAAGATGAAATCGAAACTAGAACTTAGTGGTGGTTTTAGTATCCAGCCACAAGCAGACTCTAAGCCGACTTCGGATTCAGCATCAGTTGACCGCACTGAACAGCCGAGCCCATCAAAGCCAGATGCAGCATCATCACTTGATCTTCTTATAAATGCTGCATCCAGAGGTCCATCAGATCCATCCGTCCTCGAAGCAGTCCGTAAAAATATCGACGCGCTGGAAAACAATGCAGCAAGCCCATCCATCAAACCGCAGGCAACAGACCCGTCCACTATTTCAATTGAACCAACGCTAATTGATGCGACAGCTCTGTCCAATGAAACGCCTGAAGTCATCGGTGCAGATGCCATCAAAGCCGGTGCCTGGAAATCAGACGCTGCGATTTCAAAAACTGTACTCGGCAATGCTCTGAAACAAGAGGCGAAAGAAAAACTGGATTCCAGTCCAGAGCTTGTGGTCAAAGCATCACCTGAAAGAAAGCAAGAAGTAGCTCGCACCGACGATGGGTCGAAGAAAGAAGCGACAACAAAAAAGAAGGAACCGACAGTATTAAAACTGTTCCAATCTGATAAACAGCGCAATTGGATTCTCGGCATTTTTATAGGCTGCTTCGTACTTCTGCTTCTAACCAGCTTGTTCACCAGCCATGCCAATACGAAAGAAGACTACAGGAATATGGCGCATCGCTATCGCA
It encodes the following:
- a CDS encoding tetratricopeptide repeat protein, with product MAGISKEERFELLRAIKAADANFEKGMYALAEPTYRKGVECLGDGAAEITGCLKNLAHICAERKDFDEALKLDIQLLLLSEERFGESHVKTIALMDEIAGLYEKLGRSDESRDMYERARKASERSLWADQSNEPDGVQSPAELSEELDLGYQYSDTAKTALETAVPKPGEINYEFGAPQPEPKKREIAEETMKLPKIRDEDLEKRKKDPQLETLILDRSEVKKSLEKKDDKSALGNGTGANVSGTTTSGTNRSSANASGDTISGTTTNGSAASASASGTESAAKPASSDILKKMKSKLELSGGFSIQPQADSKPTSDSASVDRTEQPSPSKPDAASSLDLLINAASRGPSDPSVLEAVRKNIDALENNAASPSIKPQATDPSTISIEPTLIDATALSNETPEVIGADAIKAGAWKSDAAISKTVLGNALKQEAKEKLDSSPELVVKASPERKQEVARTDDGSKKEATTKKKEPTVLKLFQSDKQRNWILGIFIGCFVLLLLTSLFTSHANTKEDYRNMAHRYRTVDGEKLFFLTSPSECEFVAGADTAKMPYYQHHGDFLDTWRIVFGPLLHHPHWLTKQKNTIIDEQGSPLYAEASPELGVTDFAEEIGKAAQLAYLKTKHYPKNLNELEVSKRAYHNPFTGQLDKPNIQNATLGKKTQADDGGIRRKWFDSTLNGNRWPNETKRHPGGINCYSVVIHTKKGDLNSFYIRPFDRDGKPFVGSEPQLTYGIILENGANKSSPRPNLSFHTNTVRPHRAWLMPPMNSSVLFLLRYGATMMLILVSFALWIFSEFTRQNKMLSTGLKGGMVLSLIILLMYVLTGVLP